The following are encoded in a window of Cryobacterium sp. CG_9.6 genomic DNA:
- a CDS encoding NADP-dependent isocitrate dehydrogenase — protein sequence MSKIKVEGTVVELDGDEMTRIIWHAIKDTLIHPYLDIDLEYYDLSIQKRDETNDQITIDAAHAIQKHGVGVKCATITPDEARVEEFGLKKMWLSPNGTIRNILGGTIFREPIVISNIPRLVPGWNKPIIISRHAYGDQYKATNFRFKGKGTLSMTFTPEDGSEPSTFEVFEAPGDGVAMGMYNLDSSITDFARATLAYGLERNVPVYLSTKNTILKAYDGRFKDIFQDIFDTEFKTAYEAAGLTYEHRLIDDMVASAMKWEGGYLWACKNYDGDVQSDTVAQGFGSLGLMTSVLSTPDGKIVEAEAAHGTVTRHYRQHQLGKPTSTNPIASIYAWTRGLSHRAKLDNNPALAEFALTLEDVVIKTVESGKMTKDLALLVGPDQGYQTTEEFLASLAENLQTRLA from the coding sequence TTGTCGAAGATCAAGGTTGAGGGAACTGTTGTCGAGCTTGACGGCGACGAGATGACCCGCATCATCTGGCACGCCATCAAGGACACGCTCATTCACCCGTACCTCGATATTGACCTCGAGTACTACGACCTGTCGATCCAGAAGCGCGACGAGACGAACGACCAGATCACGATTGACGCGGCCCACGCCATCCAGAAGCACGGTGTTGGTGTCAAGTGCGCCACCATCACGCCCGACGAGGCACGCGTTGAGGAATTTGGCCTCAAGAAGATGTGGCTCTCGCCCAACGGAACCATCCGCAACATTCTGGGCGGCACGATCTTCCGCGAGCCGATCGTCATCTCCAACATCCCGCGCCTCGTGCCGGGCTGGAACAAGCCGATCATCATCAGCCGCCACGCCTACGGCGACCAGTACAAGGCCACCAACTTCCGCTTCAAGGGCAAGGGCACGCTCAGCATGACCTTCACCCCGGAAGATGGCAGTGAGCCGTCAACGTTCGAGGTGTTCGAGGCTCCCGGCGACGGTGTTGCCATGGGTATGTACAACCTCGACTCGTCGATCACCGACTTTGCCCGTGCCACGCTGGCCTACGGCCTCGAGCGCAACGTGCCGGTCTACCTGTCGACCAAGAACACCATCCTGAAGGCCTACGACGGTCGCTTCAAGGACATCTTCCAGGACATCTTTGACACCGAGTTCAAGACCGCGTACGAAGCGGCCGGACTCACCTACGAGCACCGCCTGATTGACGACATGGTCGCATCCGCTATGAAGTGGGAGGGCGGCTACCTCTGGGCCTGCAAGAACTACGACGGTGACGTTCAGTCCGACACAGTGGCCCAGGGCTTCGGCTCGCTCGGCCTGATGACCAGCGTGCTCTCCACCCCCGATGGCAAGATCGTCGAGGCGGAAGCTGCTCACGGTACCGTGACCCGTCACTACCGCCAGCACCAGCTGGGTAAGCCCACCTCCACCAACCCGATCGCGTCGATCTACGCGTGGACCCGTGGCCTGTCACACCGTGCCAAGCTCGACAACAACCCGGCCCTGGCCGAGTTCGCGTTGACCCTCGAAGACGTGGTCATCAAGACCGTTGAGAGCGGCAAGATGACCAAGGACCTCGCCCTGCTCGTGGGCCCGGACCAGGGTTACCAGACCACCGAAGAGTTCCTGGCGTCGCTGGCCGAGAACCTCCAGACCCGCCTGGCGTAA
- a CDS encoding GNAT family N-acetyltransferase, translating into MGELRLEELSARNIVAANNLSLKPGQEQFIAPVSYSAGASVINPATSWQRVVLLDGQVAGFIHGNFDPESEHEEFRACIWRINVDANAQGQGVGKFAADALAEEARGRGFEHITVIWESGQEGPEAFFHRLGFTDIGQTQYGEVIGALKL; encoded by the coding sequence ATGGGTGAGTTAAGACTGGAAGAACTGTCCGCACGCAATATCGTTGCGGCTAATAATCTGAGCCTGAAGCCCGGCCAGGAGCAATTCATTGCGCCCGTGTCGTACTCCGCGGGGGCATCCGTTATCAATCCGGCCACATCGTGGCAGCGCGTTGTTCTGCTCGACGGCCAGGTTGCCGGGTTTATTCACGGCAATTTCGACCCGGAGTCGGAGCACGAAGAGTTTCGGGCCTGCATCTGGCGCATCAACGTTGACGCCAACGCGCAGGGTCAGGGGGTAGGCAAGTTCGCCGCCGACGCACTGGCCGAGGAGGCTCGCGGCCGCGGCTTCGAGCACATCACGGTGATCTGGGAGTCCGGCCAAGAGGGCCCCGAGGCGTTCTTCCACCGCCTCGGCTTCACCGACATTGGCCAGACCCAGTACGGCGAGGTTATCGGCGCGCTCAAGCTGTAA
- a CDS encoding MGMT family protein: protein MSSGFADSDDFVSHVLSIVEAIPPGRVMTYGDVAAVLGSRAARGVGQIMAHYGSDLPWWRVIRAGGHPPTAHEDEAREHYLAEGTPLVSRAGVQTYRVDYAAARWSPA from the coding sequence GTGTCCTCCGGCTTTGCGGACAGTGACGACTTTGTGTCCCACGTGCTCAGCATCGTCGAGGCCATTCCGCCGGGCCGGGTCATGACCTACGGCGATGTCGCGGCCGTGCTCGGGTCTCGAGCCGCCCGCGGGGTGGGCCAGATCATGGCGCACTACGGCTCAGACCTACCGTGGTGGCGGGTGATTCGCGCCGGCGGGCATCCACCCACCGCGCACGAAGACGAGGCGCGGGAGCACTACCTCGCCGAGGGCACGCCCCTGGTGTCCCGGGCCGGCGTGCAGACCTACCGGGTTGACTACGCGGCCGCCCGGTGGTCGCCCGCCTAG